CTGGGCCGCCAGACCTCGGCCCGCGACTTCCGCGCCGTCAACAAGATCATGCTGGGGGAAGCGCCCCTGCTGGAGAAGCTGGGCGAGCACGGCGAGATCAAGGCTGGCACCATGGCCGAGGCCCGCGAGGCGTACAAGATCGAGACCTGGGCGCGCAAGATCGGCATCACCCGCCAGGTGATCGTCAACGACGACCTCGACGCCTTCTCAGACCTCGCGCGGCGCATGGGCCAGGGCGCGGCCGAGACCGAGGCCCGCCTGCTGGTCGAACTGGTGGAGGCCAATTCCGGCAACGGGCCGAAGCTGTCGGACAACAAGCCGCTGTTCCATGCCGACCATGGCAACAAGGCGGGATCGGGCGCTGCCATCTCCGACACCACCCTGTCGGCGGCCCGACTCAGCTTGCGCACCCAGAAGGGCATCGAGGATCGCGTCATCCGGGTGACGCCCAAATACCTGCTGGTGCCGCCGACCCTGGAGACCGAGGCCGAACGCTGGCTGGCCTCGGTGGCGGCAGCCAAGGCGGCCGACGTCAATCCCTTCGCCGGCTCGCTGACCATGGTGGTCGAGCCGCGCCTGTCCAGCGCCAGCCGGTGGTACGTCACCGCCGATCCTGCCGAGATCGACGGACTGGAATTCGCCTACCTCTCGGGCAGCGAGGGACCGCAGGTGGAATCCAAGTCGGGCTGGGACGTGGACGGCGTCGAGATCCGGGTGATCCTCGACTTCGGCGCTGGCTTCGTCGATCACCGCGGCTGGTACGCCAATGCGGGGGCTGCGTAATGGCCGACCGCGACCAGCTTCTGGCTTGGCGGGAGGCGCTGCTGCGCGCCCGCTACGCCGGCACCCGCATTGTGGAATGCGACGGGCGCAAGGTGGAATACCGCTCCGATTCCGAGATGGCCTCGGCCCTGGCCGA
Above is a genomic segment from Paramagnetospirillum magnetotacticum MS-1 containing:
- a CDS encoding phage head-tail joining protein, giving the protein MADRDQLLAWREALLRARYAGTRIVECDGRKVEYRSDSEMASALADLERRLGIANRVTQVRINSSKGV